One region of Zingiber officinale cultivar Zhangliang chromosome 7B, Zo_v1.1, whole genome shotgun sequence genomic DNA includes:
- the LOC122007067 gene encoding calcyclin-binding protein-like, whose product MADEQQLRLDLEELRHLQCLAKRPRVASLLASEIRSLEAKLSAVTAATAGAKVSAEKAPVAAAASLNSYVTLSSFSWDQDNDKIKIYVFLEGVDPEKLETIFKTMSVDLKFHDIQGKNYRCTIPKLNKEIVPEKCKVLVKPTKVIITLVKASKGNWLDLHFKEDKLKPNLDKEKDPMAGIMDLMKNMYDDGDDDMKRTIAKAWSDSRSGKSADPLRGNF is encoded by the exons ATGGCAGACGAGCAGCAGTTGCGGCTGGATCTCGAGGAGCTGAGGCACCTGCAGTGCCTCGCTAAGAGGCCTCGCGTCGCCTCCCTTCTCGCCTCTGAGATCCGTAGCCTTGAAGCCAAG TTGTCTGCGGTGACTGCGGCAACAGCAGGGGCTAAGGTTTCTGCAGAGAAGGCACCGGTAGCTGCTGCTGCCTCTTTGAACAGTTATGTTACCCTCTCATCGTTCAGCTGGGATCAAGACAATGACAAGATCAAG ATCTATGTTTTCCTTGAAGGAGTTGATCCAGAGAAGTTGGAGACTATTTTCAAGACAATGTCAGTGGACCTCAAATTCCATGATATTCAGGGAAAGAATTATCGGTGCACCATaccaaaattaaacaaagaaataGTCCCTGAGAAATGTAAGGTGCTAGTCAAACCAACAAAAGTGATAATTACACTTGTGAAAGCTTCGAAAGGAAATTGGTTAGACCTTCATTTCAAAGAAGATAAG CTAAAGCCCAATCTAGACAAGGAGAAAGATCCAATGGCAGGCATCATGGATCTGATGAAG AATATGTATGATGACGGTGATGATGATATGAAACGAACAATTGCCAAGGCCTGGAGTGATTCAAGATCAGGAAAGTCTGCTGATCCCCTGCGTGGAAACTTTTGA
- the LOC122007066 gene encoding transcription factor NAI1-like: MEAAAAAGWNSHLGMEGEMFDQWEVMEQQFTAQQIAELQQSLALSSEQQPPAGAATAAAAPLKPRKSLKTRNASSPSFLSFGRPDDLMSIDESFYGGLAPSVSPKKEMDLEAMFGQQASKCGASMAAKKPSHSNKEHIIAERKRREKLNQRFIALSAIVPGLKKMDKTSVLSDAIKYLKQLQEKVKSLEEQAARKTVESALVRVKKSHLCGDDDDSHSSCSCDDYDSDSDSDGRPAGAESALPEIEAKISDSTILVKIHCEKHKGVLVKALSEIENIHLSVINTSVMLFTTSSLDITVMAQIEEEFDMTAKEVVKKLSSAFRQPH, from the exons ATGGAAGCAGCAGCCGCAGCAGGGTGGAACTCTCATCTG GGAATGGAAGGAGAAATGTTCGATCAGTGGGAGGTGATGGAGCAGCAATTCACAGCGCAGCAAATTGCAGAGCTGCAGCAATCTCTAGCTCTCTCCTCGGAGCAACAACCACCGGCGGGGGCAGCAACAGCGGCGGCGGCTCCCCTAAAGCCAAGGAAGTCTCTGAAGACCAGAAATGCCTCCTCCCCGAGCTTCCTCTCCTTCGGCAGACCAGACGACCTGATGAGCATCGACGAGAGCTTCTATGGCGGCCTTGCTCCCTCGGTGAGTCCGAAGAAAGAGATGGACTTGGAGGCCATGTTCGGGCAGCAGGCGTCGAAGTGCGGAGCGAGCATGGCGGCGAAGAAGCCAAGCCACAGCAACAAGGAGCACATCATCGCCGAGAGGAAGCGGAGGGAGAAGCTCAACCAGAGATTCATCGCCCTGTCCGCCATTGTTCCTGGCCTCAAGAAG ATGGACAAGACCTCCGTTCTCAGCGACGCCATCAAGTACCTGAAGCAGCTCCAGGAGAAGGTGAAGTCCCTGGAGGAGCAAGCCGCGAGGAAGACCGTAGAGTCGGCGTTGGTCCGGGTCAAGAAGTCCCACCTGTGCGGCGACGACGACGACAGCCACTCCTCCTGCTCCTGCGACGACTACGACTCCGATTCCGACTCCGACGGCCGGCCCGCCGGCGCCGAGTCCGCGCTGCCGGAGATCGAGGCCAAGATCTCCGACAGCACCATCCTCGTCAAGATCCACTGCGAGAAGCACAAGGGCGTGCTGGTGAAGGCGCTCTCGGAGATCGAGAACATCCACCTCTCCGTCATCAACACCAGCGTCATGCTCTTCACCACTTCTTCGCTCGACATAACCGTCATGGCTCAG ATCGAGGAGGAGTTCGACATGACCGCGAAGGAGGTTGTCAAGAAACTGAGCTCAGCTTTCAGACAGCCGCACTAA
- the LOC122007064 gene encoding pentatricopeptide repeat-containing protein At1g03100, mitochondrial-like isoform X1 has translation MITLDYQMLSSRRFSFLSSSCSALRYTLTNTSGYGSPARLSDECNKHSIYCSERKMEAAGFMTRDNPCFRAFCTVAAPLLVQACDPSRVALELEHAVDEQRFEDAWIAYEKHVHMVGLPRKSVLSKLLVGFTESYSAHWLNKAYSVVEVAFAETKHDLLEKDVLLYLAFILSRSQLSILAANIVRKLVKMEAFPPVTAWSGIIGHMSQTSTGALLASELIMEIGYLFKDNRVDPRKKSNRPLLAMKPNTMAFKIVLTGCLLFGTTRKAEELLELMPRIGVKPNSNLLIVMAQIYEKNGHRDELIKLKRHVDEAIDLNIVDFQQFYDCLFSCHLKFKDLDAAVDMVLDMLRKAKEAKQSLAAARSLLQTVEAGSSIPCENPGLEKLDSLDKFELIKLQAPLYFDFTKDRRCSRLEAEAKESLDLLTEKLQAKVELVKSERGILHPTEKMYAKLVSSFLEADKISELASFLIKASKEEAPVSVEKSAVVQVINYCISIGLLEQAHDLLDEMRFSGIRVGSAVYSSLLKAYCKDDRHAEALALLRDARQAGIQLDSSCYDTLIQSRIQQNDSSGALHIFKEMKESNIPRLTHGSFETSVDGCAGGHEAGLMAKLLEEIEDSQNVDTGIHDWNNVIHFFCKKRLMGDAQKALNKMKALGHMPNAQTYHSLVIAYAAIGGKYHEVTDLWGEMKVLANSKSMKFDQELLDSLLYCFVRGGFFLRAMEVIEMMELDQMFIDKYKYRSLWLKYHKILYKGKAPKVQTEAQLKRREAALAFKRWIAIT, from the coding sequence ATGATTACTTTAGATTATCAAATGCTTTCTTCAAGGAGATTCAGTTTTCTTTCTTCATCATGTTCAGCTCTTCGATACACACTGACAAATACCTCTGGCTATGGGTCGCCGGCTCGATTAAGCGATGAGTGCAATAAGCATTCGATTTATTGTTCTGAAAGAAAAATGGAGGCCGCCGGATTCATGACTCGGGACAATCCCTGTTTTAGAGCATTCTGTACAGTGGCTGCTCCCCTATTAGTTCAAGCTTGCGACCCGTCTCGAGTAGCTTTGGAGCTAGAACATGCAGTCGATGAGCAAAGATTTGAGGATGCATGGATTGCATATGAGAAGCATGTGCACATGGTTGGTCTCCCTAGGAAATCAGTCTTGAGCAAGCTTCTAGTTGGTTTTACTGAGAGCTATAGTGCCCATTGGTTAAACAAAGCATATAGTGTCGTCGAGGTGGCTTTTGCGGAAACTAAGCATGATCTATTGGAGAAAGATGTTCTTCTTTACCTCGCTTTCATCCTTTCGAGATCGCAACTGTCTATCCTTGCAGCAAACATTGTAAGAAAATTGGTAAAGATGGAAGCTTTCCCTCCTGTAACAGCTTGGTCAGGTATCATAGGCCACATGAGCCAAACATCGACTGGTGCATTGCTTGCTTCTGAGTTAATTATGGAGATTGGGTATCTGTTCAAAGATAACAGGGTTGATCCTCGTAAAAAGAGCAACAGACCTTTGCTAGCTATGAAGCCAAACACTATGGCCTTTAAGATCGTTTTAACTGGATGCCTCCTTTTTGGAACTACTAGAAAAGCTGAGGAGCTTCTTGAACTAATGCCACGGATCGGTGTGAAGCCTAATTCCAACTTACTGATTGTGATGGCTCAAATATATGAGAAAAATGGGCATAGAGATGAACTTATAAAACTAAAGAGGCATGTCGATGAGGCCATTGATCTTAACATTGTAGACTTTCAGCAGTTCTACGATTGCTTGTTTTCCTGTCATTTGAAGTTTAAGGATTTAGATGCAGCCGTCGACATGGTCCTAGACATGCTCAGAAAAGCTAAGGAAGCAAAGCAGTCTTTGGCTGCTGCAAGGTCATTGTTGCAAACTGTTGAAGCTGGAAGTTCAATTCCTTGTGAAAACCCTGGACTTGAGAAGTTGGATAGTTTGGACAAGTTTGAATTGATTAAGCTCCAGGCGCCTCTTTATTTTGATTTCACCAAGGATCGAAGATGTTCAAGGCTTGAAGCTGAGGCCAAGGAATCGCTTGATTTGCTAACAGAAAAGTTGCAGGCTAAGGTTGAACTTGTTAAATCTGAACGTGGCATTCTTCATCCAACCGAGAAAATGTATGCTAAACTCGTAAGTTCTTTCCTTGAAGCTGACAAAATTAGCGAATTGGCATCTTTCCTAatcaaagcaagcaaggaagaagctCCTGTTTCTGTTGAAAAATCTGCTGTTGTTCAAGTAATAAATTATTGTATTTCTATTGGTTTACTAGAACAGGCACATGATCTATTGGATGAGATGAGATTTTCTGGGATTAGAGTTGGTTCTGCTGTTTATTCTTCTCTGCTAAAAGCTTACTGTAAGGATGATCGACATGCTGAAGCACTGGCACTCCTAAGAGATGCCCGACAAGCAGGAATCCAGCTTGACTCAAGCTGCTATGATACTCTTATCCAATCGCGGATACAACAGAATGACTCGAGTGGTGCTCTGCATATATTTAAGGAGATGAAAGAGTCCAACATACCAAGACTGACTCATGGGAGTTTTGAAACTTCAGTGGATGGCTGTGCAGGGGGACATGAAGCAGGTCTGATGGCTAAGCTTTTAGAGGAAATAGAGGACAGTCAGAATGTCGATACTGGTATTCACGATTGGAACAACGTGATTCATTTTTTTTGCAAGAAAAGACTGATGGGTGATGCTCAAAAAGCTCTGAACAAGATGAAAGCTTTAGGCCACATGCCAAATGCTCAGACTTACCATTCTCTGGTTATTGCGTATGCTGCAATAGGTGGGAAATATCATGAAGTAACAGATTTGTGGGGAGAAATGAAAGTTCTTGCAAATTCAAAGTCGATGAAATTTGACCAGGAGTTATTAGACTCATTACTGTATTGTTTTGTCAGGGGTGGCTTTTTCCTTCGAGCCATGGAAGTCATCGAGATGATGGAGCTCGATCAGATGTTCATAGACAAGTACAAGTATAGGTCTCTTTGGTTGAAGTATCATAAGATTTTGTATAAGGGAAAGGCCCCAAAGGTGCAGACAGAAGCTCAGCTGAAAAGAAGGGAAGCAGCTTTGGCTTTCAAGAGATGGATTGCCATAACATAA
- the LOC122007064 gene encoding pentatricopeptide repeat-containing protein At1g03100, mitochondrial-like isoform X2, giving the protein MEAAGFMTRDNPCFRAFCTVAAPLLVQACDPSRVALELEHAVDEQRFEDAWIAYEKHVHMVGLPRKSVLSKLLVGFTESYSAHWLNKAYSVVEVAFAETKHDLLEKDVLLYLAFILSRSQLSILAANIVRKLVKMEAFPPVTAWSGIIGHMSQTSTGALLASELIMEIGYLFKDNRVDPRKKSNRPLLAMKPNTMAFKIVLTGCLLFGTTRKAEELLELMPRIGVKPNSNLLIVMAQIYEKNGHRDELIKLKRHVDEAIDLNIVDFQQFYDCLFSCHLKFKDLDAAVDMVLDMLRKAKEAKQSLAAARSLLQTVEAGSSIPCENPGLEKLDSLDKFELIKLQAPLYFDFTKDRRCSRLEAEAKESLDLLTEKLQAKVELVKSERGILHPTEKMYAKLVSSFLEADKISELASFLIKASKEEAPVSVEKSAVVQVINYCISIGLLEQAHDLLDEMRFSGIRVGSAVYSSLLKAYCKDDRHAEALALLRDARQAGIQLDSSCYDTLIQSRIQQNDSSGALHIFKEMKESNIPRLTHGSFETSVDGCAGGHEAGLMAKLLEEIEDSQNVDTGIHDWNNVIHFFCKKRLMGDAQKALNKMKALGHMPNAQTYHSLVIAYAAIGGKYHEVTDLWGEMKVLANSKSMKFDQELLDSLLYCFVRGGFFLRAMEVIEMMELDQMFIDKYKYRSLWLKYHKILYKGKAPKVQTEAQLKRREAALAFKRWIAIT; this is encoded by the coding sequence ATGGAGGCCGCCGGATTCATGACTCGGGACAATCCCTGTTTTAGAGCATTCTGTACAGTGGCTGCTCCCCTATTAGTTCAAGCTTGCGACCCGTCTCGAGTAGCTTTGGAGCTAGAACATGCAGTCGATGAGCAAAGATTTGAGGATGCATGGATTGCATATGAGAAGCATGTGCACATGGTTGGTCTCCCTAGGAAATCAGTCTTGAGCAAGCTTCTAGTTGGTTTTACTGAGAGCTATAGTGCCCATTGGTTAAACAAAGCATATAGTGTCGTCGAGGTGGCTTTTGCGGAAACTAAGCATGATCTATTGGAGAAAGATGTTCTTCTTTACCTCGCTTTCATCCTTTCGAGATCGCAACTGTCTATCCTTGCAGCAAACATTGTAAGAAAATTGGTAAAGATGGAAGCTTTCCCTCCTGTAACAGCTTGGTCAGGTATCATAGGCCACATGAGCCAAACATCGACTGGTGCATTGCTTGCTTCTGAGTTAATTATGGAGATTGGGTATCTGTTCAAAGATAACAGGGTTGATCCTCGTAAAAAGAGCAACAGACCTTTGCTAGCTATGAAGCCAAACACTATGGCCTTTAAGATCGTTTTAACTGGATGCCTCCTTTTTGGAACTACTAGAAAAGCTGAGGAGCTTCTTGAACTAATGCCACGGATCGGTGTGAAGCCTAATTCCAACTTACTGATTGTGATGGCTCAAATATATGAGAAAAATGGGCATAGAGATGAACTTATAAAACTAAAGAGGCATGTCGATGAGGCCATTGATCTTAACATTGTAGACTTTCAGCAGTTCTACGATTGCTTGTTTTCCTGTCATTTGAAGTTTAAGGATTTAGATGCAGCCGTCGACATGGTCCTAGACATGCTCAGAAAAGCTAAGGAAGCAAAGCAGTCTTTGGCTGCTGCAAGGTCATTGTTGCAAACTGTTGAAGCTGGAAGTTCAATTCCTTGTGAAAACCCTGGACTTGAGAAGTTGGATAGTTTGGACAAGTTTGAATTGATTAAGCTCCAGGCGCCTCTTTATTTTGATTTCACCAAGGATCGAAGATGTTCAAGGCTTGAAGCTGAGGCCAAGGAATCGCTTGATTTGCTAACAGAAAAGTTGCAGGCTAAGGTTGAACTTGTTAAATCTGAACGTGGCATTCTTCATCCAACCGAGAAAATGTATGCTAAACTCGTAAGTTCTTTCCTTGAAGCTGACAAAATTAGCGAATTGGCATCTTTCCTAatcaaagcaagcaaggaagaagctCCTGTTTCTGTTGAAAAATCTGCTGTTGTTCAAGTAATAAATTATTGTATTTCTATTGGTTTACTAGAACAGGCACATGATCTATTGGATGAGATGAGATTTTCTGGGATTAGAGTTGGTTCTGCTGTTTATTCTTCTCTGCTAAAAGCTTACTGTAAGGATGATCGACATGCTGAAGCACTGGCACTCCTAAGAGATGCCCGACAAGCAGGAATCCAGCTTGACTCAAGCTGCTATGATACTCTTATCCAATCGCGGATACAACAGAATGACTCGAGTGGTGCTCTGCATATATTTAAGGAGATGAAAGAGTCCAACATACCAAGACTGACTCATGGGAGTTTTGAAACTTCAGTGGATGGCTGTGCAGGGGGACATGAAGCAGGTCTGATGGCTAAGCTTTTAGAGGAAATAGAGGACAGTCAGAATGTCGATACTGGTATTCACGATTGGAACAACGTGATTCATTTTTTTTGCAAGAAAAGACTGATGGGTGATGCTCAAAAAGCTCTGAACAAGATGAAAGCTTTAGGCCACATGCCAAATGCTCAGACTTACCATTCTCTGGTTATTGCGTATGCTGCAATAGGTGGGAAATATCATGAAGTAACAGATTTGTGGGGAGAAATGAAAGTTCTTGCAAATTCAAAGTCGATGAAATTTGACCAGGAGTTATTAGACTCATTACTGTATTGTTTTGTCAGGGGTGGCTTTTTCCTTCGAGCCATGGAAGTCATCGAGATGATGGAGCTCGATCAGATGTTCATAGACAAGTACAAGTATAGGTCTCTTTGGTTGAAGTATCATAAGATTTTGTATAAGGGAAAGGCCCCAAAGGTGCAGACAGAAGCTCAGCTGAAAAGAAGGGAAGCAGCTTTGGCTTTCAAGAGATGGATTGCCATAACATAA